Below is a genomic region from Thermochromatium tepidum ATCC 43061.
CCGCAGGTGATCCAGACGCTCTACGTCCTGTCGGTAGCGTGCGACACGCTGGGTCAGGGTGTCGCAAGTCGCACGCAGTGAGTCGCGCCTCTCGCAGGCGGCCTTGAGCTCGCCGCGGGGGGCGCCCCGTCCGGTCAGCAGCTCGTCGCGGAGCCGGGCGATGCGACCGAGCACCTCGTCGCCGGCACTGCTGGTCATGGCGTCGAGTTCGGCCGCCAGGGCGATATGCAGGCGATCGGCGGCGTGCTGGATGGGCGCGGACAGCTCCTGCGCCTGACCCTGATCCACCCATAGCAGACCTGGGACACCCCAAAGCTCGGGGCGACTCCCACCCCGCCCGGCATAGCGATAGCCCAGCAGCTCGGCGATCCGGTTTTCGGCCAGCTCGTTGCTCAGGCGTTCGCCATCGATCGACAGATCGCAGCGCTTACGGCCCAGGAAGCGCTTGGTGAGGCGCCAGGTCTGGTCGGACCACTCGAATTCGATCTCTACCTCGGGGGAGGCCGAAGGATCATCCCAGGGGCGCAGATCCTCGACGCCGGTCGTGGTATAGCGCTCGAAGAAGGCGGCGCGAATGGCGCGCACCAGGGTGCTCTTGCCCGATTCATTGGGGCCAATGAGTAGGTTCAAGCCGGGTTGGAACTGGACCTCGAAGGGGGTGCGAAAGCGTCGCACCTGGACTAGACGCAGACGTCGCAGCCTCATGGCCGAGTCCCAGGTCCGGCGCGCAGCAGGTCGGCCAGGATGAGCAGTGCAGTGCGACTGACCTCGTCGCCACCCTTGGCCTGGGCCGCACGCAGCTCGGCGACGACCTCTGCGAGATAGCCATCGGCGTGCAAGTCAGCGAGATCGGCATCCGTGGGCACCAGCCGCAGCGCGCTTAGGTCGGTGCGTAGGGTCAGCAAGCGCGCCGCGGTGTGTTCCAGCGCCTGCTGAAGGCGGTCATAGTCGGCGAAATCGACCTGGCCTGAACATCTGAGCTCGAGTACCGACTGCGGGGGGAGGCGGTTGAGCGCCGCGATCAGGCGATCGAGGTCGCTTGGAACCTCGATCCGCTCCTGGTGCGAGACCCAAGTATGGCGGGCGATGCGGTGAGTGGTGATCCGGGGGACACTGCCCGGGGCGGGGAGTTCCACCTCCAGCACACAGCCGGCGTCGTTGTTGCGAAAGCGATCCGGCTCGGGTGTGCCGCTGTACCAGGTGCGATCATCGATGCCCAGACGACCGTGCCAATCACCGAGAGCGAGATAGTCGAGGTGCGCACGCCGCGCCCGGTCGGCGGCGATGGGATTGGAGCAGTCCAGGTCGTCGGGCAGCACACCCTGAACCGAACCGTGCGCTAGACCGATACGTAGGAAGCCCTCGGGGGTCGGGGCCGTGTCGAACCAAGCGGTCAGGTCTTCATGGACACGACGTTGGCTCAGGGGCGCCGGCAGCACCGCGATCCCAGTGCACTCGTCAGAGCTCGCGTCCAGCAACCAGGGTTTGGGCTCGAGCAGCGGCTGGACATTCGGCCCAATGACACCGAGACGCTGCGCCCGGGTCCATACGCCTTCGGCCAGCGCGGCATCGTGATTACCCGGCAACAACAACCAGGGGCCGGAATAGCCCTGGAGGGCCAGGAACAGACGCCGGATCGTGCGGTCGGACACCCACTGGGCGTCGAAGAGATCGCCCGCCACCAACACGGCATCGACCGCTCGCTCGCTTGCCAGCTGCGCGATCCGTTCGACGGCAGCGAACCTGGCCTCGGCAAGCAGGGCGCCGTCCTCTGGACCGAACATCTCGAATTGGCGACCGATCTGCCAGTCCGCCGTATGCAGGATACGGGGCATACCGACTCACAGAGTTGGGATCAGGGGTTGGGCACGAGGGCTTGTGACTCGCTTTGCACGGTCGGGGCTTGTACGAAAGATTAGGGGCCTGGATGGCTGTCCAGACCCCCTGAGCGTTTGGCGCTCTCTAGGGGATTCGAACCCCTGTTACCGGCGTGAGAGGCCAGCGTCCTAACCACTAGACGAAGAGAGCGGTATGTCATTTGAGAATGGCGTATTATACGCGACCTGCCGCGTTAGACAAGCGGCTTTTGAACGATCGATGACAAGGACCATCCGGCCAAGACATCCATGCAGGATTCCGAACCAAATTCCGCTCCGCTTCGTCCAGGCCAACCCCGCGTGGTGCCGCGTCCCCAGCACAACATCTCGCGTGCCAATATCAGTGAGTCGGCGTTGCGTGTGCTCTATCGGCTGCGGCAGGAGAACTTCCAGGCCCATCTGGTCGGCGGCGGGGTACGCGATCTGCTCTTGGGCCATGAGCCCAAGGATTTCGACGTTGCGACCGACGCCACGCCCGAACAGGTGCGGCAGGTGTTTCGCAACTGCCGTCTGATCGGGCGACGGTTCCGTCTGGCCCATGTACAGTTTGGTCGCGACATCATCGAGGTCGCGACCTTCCGTGGCAGCGGTTCGGACGACGGCGAGAGCCCCGAGCGTCAGGTGCGCGACGGCCTGATCGTGCGCGACAACCTCTATGGCACCATCGAGGAAGACGCGCTGAGACGCGACTTCACCATCAACGCGCTCTATTATGACATCGCCGATCTCGCCCTGATCGACTATGCCGGTGGGCTCGAGGATCTGCGCGCCGGTCGCTTGCGTTTGATCGGCGACCCGGTCAAGCGGTATCGTGAGGATCCGGTGCGGATGCTGCGTGCGGTGCGCTTTGCCTGTAAGCTCGGTTTTACCATCGAGCCGGAGACCGAGCGTCCGCTCTTCGAGTTAGGCCATCTGTTGCGCGACATCCCTGCGGCCCGGCTGTTTGACGAACTGCTTAAGCTGTTTCATTCCGGCTATGGGGTGGCGGCGTTTGAGAAGCTGCGTCACTATGGGCTCTTCGGCCATCTGTTTCCAGCGACCGAGGCCTGTCTGGCGCAAGAGGACCATGCCTTCCCCATCACCTTCGTCAATCGCGGCCTGGCCAATACCGACAAGCGGTTGGCCGAGGACAAGCCGGTCACGCCGGCCTTTCTCTATGCCATCCTGTTGTGGGAGCCGGTGCGGCGACGCTGGGAAGCACTCGTGGCCCAGGGCATGGCCACCACTGAGGCAATCCTGCTGGCCTCCGCCGAGATCCGCGCCGGTCAGCGCCCGCTGATCGCCATCCCCAAACGCTTCTCGCTGCCGATGCATGAGATCTGGGCCTTGCAACCGCGTCTGGAGCAACGCGACGGCAAGCGGCCCTATCGACTCATCACCCATCCGCGCTTCCGCGCCGCCTATGACTTTCTGGTGTTGCGCGCCGAGGCCGGCGAGGCCGACCCCGAGTTGGCCGACTGGTGGACGCGCTTCCAGGAGGCGAGCAGCCAGGAACGGGCGCGGATGACCGACCCGAGCCCCCGCCGTAAGCGCCGTCCACGGCGGCAGAAGCGGTCCGAATCGAGCGCCTAGCCCGTCGACTGAAGGCGCGCCCTGAGTCCAGTGCCCCGGAGCCGATGATGTCTGTTGCACCTCTATCCGTTGCCACCCTGGCCGCCATGAAGGCGCGCGGTGAGCGGATCGTCAGTCTGACCTGTTATGACGCCTGCTTCGCGCGTCTCCTCGACCGCGCTGGTGTCGATATGCTCCTGGTCGGGGATTCATTGGGGATGGTGTTGCAGGGACATGCGACCACGGTGCCGGTGACGATCGAGCAGATGATCTATCACAGCGCCTCGGTGGTGCGCGGTCGCGAGCGGGCGCTGGTGGTGGTCGATCTACCCTTCATGGCGGCGGCCACGCCCGAGCGGGCCCTAGACAACGCCGCGCGGCTGATGCAGGAGGGCGGTGCCCAGGTCGTCAAGCTGGAGAGCGGCGAGTGGCTCGCCGAAACCGTGCGCCGTCTGTCCGAGCAGGGCGTGCCGGTCTGCGCCCATCTGGGGCTGCTACCGCAATCAGTCCATCGACTCGGTGGCTATCGCTTCCAGGGGCGCGACGCGACCTCGGCCGCGCGTATCCGGCGCGAGGCGCAGGTGATGGAAGAGGCCGGGGCCGTGCTCCTGGTCCTCGAATGCGTGCCGGCGGCACTCGCCGGCGAGATCAGCCGGTCGCTCAGCATCCCGGTGATCGGCATCGGCGCCGGACCCGAGTGTGATGGTCAGGTGCTGGTGTTACACGACATGCTCGGCTTGAATCCCGGTCGTCCACCGAGCTTCAGCCGCGACTTCATGCAGGGATGTGGATCGATCGGCGCGGCGGTGGCGGCCTATGTCGCCGCCGTGCGTGAGGGCAGCTTCCCCGCTGCTGCCGAGACACCCTATTGAGCCCGAGATCCAGACCATGCCGAATTCATCGCTCCTGATCGAGGTCGAGCACCTCGCCGAGCTGCGCGCCCAGATCCGCGCCTGGCGCGCGTCCGGCGAGCGGATCGCCTTTGTGCCGACCATGGGCAATCTGCATACCGGACACCTGAGCCTCGTGCGCGAGGCACAGACGCGCGCCGATCGGGTCGTGGTGAGCATCTTCGTCAATCCGCTGCAATTCGGACCCCATGAGGATCTGGATGCCTACCCGCGCACCCTGGACGCCGACCGCCGCCAGCTTGCAGCGACCGGCTGCGCGCTGCTGTTCACCCCGAGCGTGGATGAGATCTATCCGCGCGGTCAGGACGCC
It encodes:
- a CDS encoding metallophosphoesterase family protein is translated as MPRILHTADWQIGRQFEMFGPEDGALLAEARFAAVERIAQLASERAVDAVLVAGDLFDAQWVSDRTIRRLFLALQGYSGPWLLLPGNHDAALAEGVWTRAQRLGVIGPNVQPLLEPKPWLLDASSDECTGIAVLPAPLSQRRVHEDLTAWFDTAPTPEGFLRIGLAHGSVQGVLPDDLDCSNPIAADRARRAHLDYLALGDWHGRLGIDDRTWYSGTPEPDRFRNNDAGCVLEVELPAPGSVPRITTHRIARHTWVSHQERIEVPSDLDRLIAALNRLPPQSVLELRCSGQVDFADYDRLQQALEHTAARLLTLRTDLSALRLVPTDADLADLHADGYLAEVVAELRAAQAKGGDEVSRTALLILADLLRAGPGTRP
- the pcnB gene encoding polynucleotide adenylyltransferase PcnB, with the translated sequence MQDSEPNSAPLRPGQPRVVPRPQHNISRANISESALRVLYRLRQENFQAHLVGGGVRDLLLGHEPKDFDVATDATPEQVRQVFRNCRLIGRRFRLAHVQFGRDIIEVATFRGSGSDDGESPERQVRDGLIVRDNLYGTIEEDALRRDFTINALYYDIADLALIDYAGGLEDLRAGRLRLIGDPVKRYREDPVRMLRAVRFACKLGFTIEPETERPLFELGHLLRDIPAARLFDELLKLFHSGYGVAAFEKLRHYGLFGHLFPATEACLAQEDHAFPITFVNRGLANTDKRLAEDKPVTPAFLYAILLWEPVRRRWEALVAQGMATTEAILLASAEIRAGQRPLIAIPKRFSLPMHEIWALQPRLEQRDGKRPYRLITHPRFRAAYDFLVLRAEAGEADPELADWWTRFQEASSQERARMTDPSPRRKRRPRRQKRSESSA
- the panB gene encoding 3-methyl-2-oxobutanoate hydroxymethyltransferase, with amino-acid sequence MSVAPLSVATLAAMKARGERIVSLTCYDACFARLLDRAGVDMLLVGDSLGMVLQGHATTVPVTIEQMIYHSASVVRGRERALVVVDLPFMAAATPERALDNAARLMQEGGAQVVKLESGEWLAETVRRLSEQGVPVCAHLGLLPQSVHRLGGYRFQGRDATSAARIRREAQVMEEAGAVLLVLECVPAALAGEISRSLSIPVIGIGAGPECDGQVLVLHDMLGLNPGRPPSFSRDFMQGCGSIGAAVAAYVAAVREGSFPAAAETPY